In one Brassica oleracea var. oleracea cultivar TO1000 chromosome C9, BOL, whole genome shotgun sequence genomic region, the following are encoded:
- the LOC106317979 gene encoding actin-related protein 8-like codes for MHLRPGRAMGLHQALALCVDHCDAAGLTGDGSWFKTVVLAGGSACLPGLAERLEKELHDYLPSSICNGIRVIPPPCGVDTAWHGAKLISNLSTFPGPWCITIKQLPRKSRLMR; via the exons ATGCATCTCAGGCCTGG GCGGGCAATGGGCTTGCACCAGGCACTCGCGCTCTGTGTGGACCACTGTGATGCAGCAGGACTTACAGGTGATGGTAGCTGGTTTAAGACTGTAGTATTGGCTGGAGGAAGCGCATGTTTGCCAGGGCTTGCAG AAAGGCTAGAGAAAGAACTGCATGACTATCTTCCTTCATCTATATGCAATGGAATCAGAGTAATCCCTCCTCCTTGCGGCGTGGACACAGCGTGGCATGGGGCAAAGCTTATCAGTAAC TTAAGCACCTTCCCAGGTCCTTGGTGCATCACAATAAAGCAGCTGCCTCGCAAGTCAAGACTAATGCGGTGA